One stretch of Brettanomyces nanus chromosome 4, complete sequence DNA includes these proteins:
- the RSR1 gene encoding Ras- protein rsr1, translating into MRDYKLVVLGAGGVGKSCLTVQFVQGIYIDSYDPTIEDSYSKEIEVDGRACNLQILDTAGVAQFTAMRELYIKNGQGFVLVYSVTDKQSLQELLAIREQILRIKDTTSVPMVLVGNKCDLIKERELTPEDGIEISRRWNKVPFYESSALYRMNVEDAFVDVVRQIIGKEVQQEQQQQQQQQQQQQQQLQQQKTLQSTQGLPNTGASGFDRAPTQAVYQAKEVPGRRNGSAYDNSDFRSNKKKRWYCRCTIL; encoded by the exons ATGAGAG ATTATAAGTTGGTTGTTTTAGGTGCCGGAGGTGTTGGTAAGTCTTGTCTCACTGTTCAATTTGTACAGGGGATATACATTGACAGCTATGATCCTACTATCGAGGATTCGTACAGCAAGGAGATAGAGGTTGATGGAAGAGCGTGcaaccttcaaatcctgGACACAGCAGGTGTGGCGCAATTCACTGCCATGAGAGAGCTCTATATCAAGAATGGTCAGGGTTTTGTATTGGTGTATTCTGTGACAGATAAGCAGTCATTACAGGAACTTTTGGCCATAAGAGAGCAGATTTTGAGGATCAAAGATACTACCAGTGTCCCTATGGTGTTAGTGGGAAACAAATGTGACCTCATAAAGGAACGAGAGTTGACACCAGAGGACGGAATTGAGATTTCACGGCGTTGGAATAAGGTTCCATTCTACGAATCAAGTGCTTTGTACCGTATgaatgttgaagatgcatttgttgatgttgtAAGACAGATCATAGGAAAGGAAGTTCAAcaagagcagcagcagcaacagcaacagcaacaacagcaacagcagcaattGCAACAGCAAAAGACTCTCCAATCAACGCAGGGGCTGCCTAATACGGGGGCCAGTGGCTTTGACAGAGCTCCAACGCAGGCTGTATATCAGGCAAAGGAAGTCCCTGGTCGGCGAAATGGTTCTGCTTATGATAACAGTGATTTCAGGTccaataaaaagaagagatggtACTGCAGGTGTACTATATTGTGA